Below is a genomic region from Brassica oleracea var. oleracea cultivar TO1000 chromosome C9, BOL, whole genome shotgun sequence.
CCAAGGTGTCGTCGGGGATTTAGGATTCCTTGGACTGGGTCTGCGATCGTCTACACCTGGTTGATTGAGGACTTCAAAAGCTTTCTGAGGTCTGATCCGTTCCGAGTGTACGCAGAAGATTGGTCTCCCGAGTGGTCCTTTAAGGGGAAAATGAGGTATCTCATCCTGCTTCTTGGTACTCCTTATCTGGCCGGAGTTTCGGGGTGCCGAGGTATCTGACAACATGTGGAGATGACACCTGCGGACCGTCGCCCTCTCCCAGCTGGGGAATGAAGCTTCTCTGGGCCGAACCTGCTGGAGCTTGTGAGTTTAGCGCGGATCCTCGACCCTGAACTCTTTCCTTGGGATTATCCTCGCGGGGATCCGGTTTTTCAGATATGATGCTTTGTATCTGGGCCTTGAATCGAAAGGACTCTGGGTTTTGACTACCTCCGAACTAGCTCGATTCGAATCCAAAAGAGACCATGCGAAGCAGTCGATGTTAAGCCGGGGAGAATTCCTCGGCCTCCTTCTCTCGTTCTAACTCGTCGCGTACCTTTCCTGTTGTTAGTCTCTAGTCCGAATACGTGTGGAGCTCGAGACCCACGCTGTAATTGCTATAAGACCTTTGTCTTCCCCTTTAAGGTGGTCTGGTAGCAGGATCGAGAATTTTCTTGATCACTCCTGACGGCCTTGATGCCCCAGGGAGTAGGGAACTTCACCATTCGATGGAGTGTTGAGGGGACAGCTCCCATATCATGGATCCATGGTCTTCCCAAGATCATGTTGTAGGATGATTGGCAGTCGACGAGCAGGAACATAGTTGACATGTTGATTCCTTCAGCATAGACTGGAAGGACCACTTCACCGGCGGTTCGCTTCACCTCTCCGCTGAATCCCACGAGTGTGGTTGTCTTTCTAGTTAAGGCACTTTCATCCAACCCCATGTCCTGATAGGCGGCCTGGAAGATGATGTTGCTGGAGCTTCCGTTATCTACTAGGATCCTCCTTACCAAGCAGTTTGCTACGGTAAGCGATACTACTAGAGCGTCATGATGGGGAGCCAGGACCTTCTCTTTCTCCTTCGCCGTGAAGCTTATCTTGTCTGTTCCCAAGAGTAGCCATTTTGATTTAGACGTCTCCAGACCAAGTTTGGCGTTTTGAGTGCTCTTCTTTGCAGCTGCATGGCTTATGCCGCTTATCTCTGAACCTCCGGATATGACATGGATTACTCGGTCTTGGCGAGGTGGTGACGCGGGCTTCGTTTCAGCAGATTTCGTGGGTGTCTCCTTGCTTAGGAGGTTCTTCACCTTTTCTGAGAGGAATTCCCGGAGATATCCCTTTTGGAGGAGCTTGTTGACTTCGATCTTTAATGCGATGCAGTCCTCCGTCTTGTGACCATGGTCACGGTGGAACTCACACTAGAGGTCGCGGTTCCGGAAGGAATCGGGTGCCCTCATCTTCGGGGGCCACTTAACCTGTTGACCCATCTGCCTTAGGGCGTTAATTAGCTCTGGTTGGGATACAGACAAGTGTGAGATATCTGGCCAGGTAGACACCGGCATCCCTTCCGCTCTCTCGAGTGGACGGCTCATGTACCTGCCCCGGTTCCTGCCTCCTTGGTCTTTCGTGGGTTTCTTGGAGGACCTCTCGTCTCTATCATTTCGGTCTTGCCTGGCTGCTTTCTGATCTTGTTTCTGTTGAGCCTTGGCGCGGCTTGTGACATCCTCTTCCCATTTCACTTGGGCCCACGCTCGAGACAATACGTCTTCCATGGTCTTGCACTGGTACTTGGTGAGTTCCTTATAGAGATCCCCGTCTGGGAGCAAGCCTCTTTTGAAGACTGAGATTGCCGTTGTGATGTTGCATTCGGGGATCGATACCTTTTCCTGATTGAAGCGAGCTATATAATCGCGAAGGGGTTCGACCCGATGCTGGAGGATTTCGTAGAGGCTGTCCGAGGTTTTCTCCAGGCTCCGGCTACTTGCGAACTGCTCTACGAACTTATCGCTGAGGGCCGCGAATGAAGATATGGATCCGATGGGTAGGTTGATGTACCATTGCAATGCGGGTCCGATCAGGGTTGAGCCGAATCCCTTGCACATGGTAGCCTCGCGGAACTCCCTTGGGAGTGCTACAGCTAGCATCCTTTGTTTGTACTGAGCGATGTGGTCGTCTGGGTCACCGGTGCCGTCATACATCTTTATGTTGGGGAAGGAGAACTTTCTTGGCATCTTGATCAGGCCAATGTTGTCTGTGAAAGGAGTATCGGCGTAAGAACCGGGATTACTTTTCCGAATCAGAGGTGCCACCCCGGGGAGCCTTTCTATCATACATTGCATGGCGTCGAACTTCTTGGAGAACAACTGCTCTAGGTAGGTGGTCAATGAGGACTGCAATGCCACGGCTCCTTCAGATGCTTCCTTCTTGGAGTCTGGCTCAGAGTCGCTGGATATTGTTTCATGGACTCGCGTATCTCCAACTTTTTCTCCTGATGCCCCGGCTTCATCTGAAGGTTGTCGGGCGATACCTCTTGCGGTGTTGGGTGTGTCCAGGCGCAGCATGGATCGGACCTGTGTGCGGAAGCGGCGTTTCTTGTTGCTTGCCGTGTTGATGGCTTGATTCTTGTCTCGGAGAACAAGGTTTTCAGAATCGAGCTGAGTAAGCTTCTCAGCACTTTGCTCCAGCTGCTTCGAGTGTTCGTCTAGCTTTTCCTTCAGGCTTTGGACTTCGGAGGAAAGCTCAGGGTTCTCGGTAGCTTCCCGAGCCTTGTGCAAGTCGGTTACCTGGCTTTGTAATCCTCGAGTTGCCTTTGTAGCTCGGCTTCTCTTGGTGTAGATTCTGACGGGTTGTCTTGCTCATCTACCGCCATCGTCAC
It encodes:
- the LOC106314656 gene encoding uncharacterized protein LOC106314656, yielding MAVDEQDNPSESTPREAELQRQLEDYKASLKEKLDEHSKQLEQSAEKLTQLDSENLVLRDKNQAINTASNKKRRFRTQVRSMLRLDTPNTARGIARQPSDEAGASGEKVGDTRVHETISSDSEPDSKKEASEGAVALQSSLTTYLEQLFSKKFDAMQCMIERLPGVAPLIRKSNPGSYADTPFTDNIGLIKMPRKFSFPNIKMYDGTGDPDDHIAQYKQRMLAVALPREFREATMCKGFGSTLIGPALQWYINLPIGSISSFAALSDKFVEQFASSRSLEKTSDSLYEILQHRVEPLRDYIARFNQEKVSIPECNITTAISVFKRGLLPDGDLYKELTKYQCKTMEDVLSRAWAQVKWEEDVTSRAKAQQKQDQKAARQDRNDRDERSSKKPTKDQGGRNRGRYMSRPLERAEGMPVSTWPDISHLSVSQPELINALRQMGQQCEFHRDHGHKTEDCIALKIEVNKLLQKGYLREFLSEKVKNLLSKETPTKSAETKPASPPRQDRVIHVISGGSEISGISHAAAKKSTQNAKLGLETSKSKWLLLGTDKISFTAKEKEKVLAPHHDALVVSLTVANCLVRRILVDNGSSSNIIFQAAYQDMGLDESALTRKTTTLVGFSGEVKRTAGEVVLPVYAEGINMSTMFLLVDCQSSYNMILGRPWIHDMGAVPSTLHRMVKFPTPWGIKAVRSDQENSRSCYQTTLKGKTKVL